The DNA region TGGTCTTGGCTCACAAGCAAAAGCTTGGGCCCTAAACTTAAAAGATTCTGGACGCGATGTCTTCATTATCCTCAGGGACAAAAGCCCATCTCACGAGCTTGCGAGGAGCATGGGTTTAAAGACTTTATCATTTGAAGATGAGCTCAATTCATTTGATCTGATTGTCATGCTCACACCAGACCATATTCAATACGATCTTCTTAAGAGCTATAGCCATAAATTTAAAAATCAGGCTACTTTCGTTTATGCCCACGGCTGGTCACCTATTCGTGGAGTTTTGAAAGATTTTCCAAATTTTTCTCATACACTACTCGCCCCCAAGGCCATTGCTAGTGAAGTTCGATTTCAATATGAAACGAAGGGGAAATTAGGAGCAGCTTTTTGTACAAAGCATGCTCATAATCCAAATGAAGCAAAAGAAATTATTATTAAACTTGCTAAAGATCTAGGAATCACGGCTGGTCCTTACGAAAGTACTTTTGAAGAAGAAACAAAGGCAGATCTTTTCTCTGAACAAACTCTACTCTGTAGTCTTCTCCCTTATGGCGCACTGCTCTCTTACAATGCATTAAGAAAGAGTGGAGTAAGTAAGGAAGTTGCCTTTATGGAATGCTGGCTTGAGGTGAAACTCATTGCTGACGCCTTGGTCAAGATGGGACCTATCGAGTTTTTTCAACTAATTAGCCCTAATGCCTTGGCCGGGGCCAACAAAGCACGCCAAGTTCTCTTTGACAAAGAGTACCGTCACAAATTAGATTCACTTCTCCACGATATTGAATCGGGTGACTTTTATAGAGAATGTGAAAACACGAATCATCAAAAGCTTAGAGAGGAAGTTTTAGAGCAATGGCGCTCCCAAGAACTGTGCTCTGTTTTTGAAGAACTAAAAGACGAATTAATACCATGACGACAAAGAAGCAATCAGCACTCAATACATTAAAGATTAGAAAGAATAAGATCAAAAAAGGTGCGACACCTTTACAAATGCTAACGTGCTACGATTACCAAACAGCTCGCATGCTCAATGAAACAGACGTCGATCTTCTTCTTGTCGGTGATTCTGTTGGAAATGTTGTTCTTGGATATGAAACAACTGTTCAAGTTACAATTGATGAAATGAAAATTTTTAGTGCAGCCGTCAAAAGAGGTGCTCCAAATAAATTTATCGTTGCAGACCTTCCCTTTGG from Halobacteriovorax sp. GB3 includes:
- a CDS encoding NAD(P)-binding domain-containing protein, with the translated sequence MNTDQVAIIGLGSQAKAWALNLKDSGRDVFIILRDKSPSHELARSMGLKTLSFEDELNSFDLIVMLTPDHIQYDLLKSYSHKFKNQATFVYAHGWSPIRGVLKDFPNFSHTLLAPKAIASEVRFQYETKGKLGAAFCTKHAHNPNEAKEIIIKLAKDLGITAGPYESTFEEETKADLFSEQTLLCSLLPYGALLSYNALRKSGVSKEVAFMECWLEVKLIADALVKMGPIEFFQLISPNALAGANKARQVLFDKEYRHKLDSLLHDIESGDFYRECENTNHQKLREEVLEQWRSQELCSVFEELKDELIP